Proteins co-encoded in one Paracrocinitomix mangrovi genomic window:
- a CDS encoding class I SAM-dependent rRNA methyltransferase, with protein MLTVRIKPGKDKSIIRKHPWIFSGAIKELDQSIKEGDWVEVIANKGRKLGIGHYSGGSIAVRMLSFDEVNDIAQMYFDKIKSAYDLRSSLGLTDNSETNIYRLVHAEGDYLPGLIIDHYADNLVVQCHSSGMYNDIEHIKNALVKVYGDKLKSIYLKSQSTLPKDTVNYMGDQFIHGEVEVPLVAKEYGNKFYINWITGQKTGFFIDQRENRALLAKYSKGKKVLNTFCYSGGFSIFALNNEATLAHSLDASQKAIDLTDENVALADFDKKRHESIVADTMEFIKDLKEDYDIIILDPPAFAKHRSAKHNAVQGYKRLNAHAMRQIKPGGIIFTFSCSQVIDKVLFTNTIIAAAIAAEREVRILEQLHQPADHPINAAHPEGEYLKGLVIQVL; from the coding sequence ATGTTAACAGTAAGAATAAAACCGGGCAAAGATAAGTCCATCATCCGTAAACACCCCTGGATATTTTCAGGTGCTATCAAAGAATTAGACCAAAGCATTAAAGAAGGCGATTGGGTTGAAGTTATAGCCAATAAAGGGAGAAAATTAGGTATTGGACATTATTCAGGAGGTTCTATTGCAGTTAGAATGTTATCTTTTGATGAAGTTAATGACATTGCTCAAATGTATTTTGACAAAATCAAAAGTGCTTATGATCTAAGGTCATCTTTAGGGTTAACAGATAATTCTGAAACAAACATTTATCGTCTGGTTCATGCTGAGGGTGATTATTTACCGGGACTTATCATTGACCATTATGCAGATAATCTGGTAGTACAATGTCACAGTTCAGGGATGTACAATGATATTGAGCATATAAAAAATGCTTTGGTCAAAGTATATGGAGATAAACTAAAAAGCATTTATCTAAAGTCTCAATCAACATTGCCAAAAGATACCGTGAATTACATGGGAGATCAATTTATTCATGGAGAAGTTGAAGTTCCTTTAGTAGCAAAAGAATATGGCAATAAGTTTTACATCAATTGGATTACCGGTCAAAAGACAGGATTCTTTATTGACCAAAGAGAAAACCGAGCCTTGCTAGCAAAATATTCAAAAGGTAAAAAAGTACTTAATACCTTTTGTTACTCAGGTGGGTTTAGCATTTTTGCTTTGAATAATGAAGCTACTTTGGCCCATTCATTGGACGCCTCACAAAAAGCAATTGATTTAACAGATGAAAATGTGGCTTTAGCTGATTTTGATAAAAAGCGACATGAATCGATTGTTGCTGATACAATGGAGTTTATCAAAGACCTTAAAGAGGATTACGACATTATCATTCTTGATCCACCGGCTTTTGCAAAACATAGAAGTGCGAAACACAATGCAGTTCAAGGATACAAGCGCTTAAATGCACATGCCATGCGCCAAATTAAACCAGGCGGAATAATTTTTACGTTTTCTTGTTCTCAAGTAATTGATAAAGTATTGTTTACTAACACTATTATCGCTGCGGCCATTGCTGCAGAAAGAGAAGTTAGAATTCTAGAACAATTACATCAACCGGCAGATCATCCAATAAATGCAGCACATCCAGAAGGTGAATACTTAAAAGGCTTGGTTATTCAAGTGTTATAG
- a CDS encoding MATE family efflux transporter, whose translation MLELSYKRILIIALPLMFGTFVQSVIAITDGAFVSELGNTAYTAVGNGSLMYMALFMLCRGLADGAQITIAKKYGEQKFSEIGLTLFNAQFLQILLTTLIFAAFQLFADILISSTTKSVDIGTAMSDFIHYRSWGIFFAGLQVTMIAFFIGLGKTRIIITSTLIMALTNILLDYGLIFGKLGLPQLGMKGAPIASSIAEAVTFFFLLYVAIKGKAYQQFNYNLKLKLNKYIYLPLIKLSYPLMFQGVVSLSTWWIFFSMIEHLGTENLEVAHNIRYMYFIAFVPIFGFASATRTYVSNLVGREEQQKIPSIQFKIGLLSFLSIVALFHGSVLYPEWMIQIVERNPTANSQIIQDSVDALRFVSGSIVIFAVVVVLFHSVSALGKTMHSFIIELISILIYLVACYLFIEKWKWDIVSIWWVEYIYFIALGIGSGGYLIYYFRKRQLNLTASKN comes from the coding sequence ATGCTGGAATTAAGCTATAAGCGGATATTGATCATTGCTTTACCATTGATGTTCGGAACTTTTGTTCAGTCAGTTATAGCTATAACCGACGGTGCATTTGTTAGCGAACTTGGTAATACTGCCTACACTGCTGTAGGTAATGGAAGCTTAATGTACATGGCTTTGTTTATGTTGTGTAGAGGACTTGCTGATGGCGCACAAATTACCATTGCAAAAAAATATGGCGAGCAGAAGTTTTCTGAAATTGGATTGACATTATTCAATGCCCAGTTTCTACAAATTCTTTTGACAACGCTTATTTTTGCCGCATTTCAGTTGTTTGCAGACATACTGATATCTTCAACAACAAAATCAGTTGATATCGGAACTGCCATGTCTGATTTTATCCATTACAGAAGTTGGGGAATTTTCTTTGCAGGCTTGCAAGTGACAATGATTGCTTTTTTTATTGGGCTGGGAAAAACCCGCATCATTATTACCTCTACTCTAATTATGGCGTTGACAAATATCTTGCTTGATTATGGATTGATATTTGGAAAACTTGGATTGCCTCAACTGGGAATGAAAGGAGCACCCATAGCTTCTTCTATTGCAGAGGCTGTCACATTCTTCTTTCTATTATATGTTGCTATTAAAGGCAAAGCTTACCAACAATTTAATTACAATCTCAAACTTAAACTCAATAAGTACATCTACTTGCCTTTAATCAAGTTATCATATCCATTGATGTTTCAAGGAGTAGTTTCATTATCTACCTGGTGGATATTTTTTAGTATGATTGAACATCTAGGTACTGAGAATTTAGAAGTAGCACATAACATTAGGTATATGTACTTTATAGCATTTGTGCCAATATTTGGATTTGCTTCGGCCACCAGAACATATGTAAGTAATTTGGTTGGACGAGAAGAGCAGCAAAAAATACCATCCATTCAATTTAAAATTGGATTGCTTTCATTTTTAAGTATTGTAGCATTATTTCATGGTTCAGTATTATATCCTGAATGGATGATTCAAATTGTTGAGCGTAACCCAACGGCAAACTCTCAAATAATTCAAGACAGTGTAGACGCTTTGAGATTTGTTAGTGGTTCTATCGTGATCTTTGCTGTTGTTGTAGTACTGTTTCATTCAGTATCCGCATTGGGAAAGACAATGCACTCCTTTATTATTGAGTTAATTTCAATTCTCATCTACCTTGTTGCTTGTTATTTGTTCATTGAAAAATGGAAATGGGACATTGTAAGTATTTGGTGGGTTGAATACATTTACTTTATTGCGCTTGGAATTGGAAGTGGAGGATACTTGATATATTACTTTAGAAAACGTCAATTAAATTTGACTGCATCCAAAAATTAA
- a CDS encoding universal stress protein yields the protein MDNLTIDKYLVPYDFTPVTEEAFHYAHQLAETGGGQVMLLHIVKKKEESKAAELKLSDFVKNLPENLKKTTEYKVMVGNIFEDINKFAQSTSASVIVMGTHGSSGLKKFFGSDAMKVVANSSVPFILTQEHQKKTEINDIVMPFSFQKESVQITHFAASLAEKYDATIHLVGYRGADEWLLRDMKTNQAIVRKHLIQNNVKHNMVTLPGKDSYEKELMDYARVVDADLIAAAYFSQGIRAMFHKFLEEMINNDQKIPIITINAPEVMAVNSGFSFLTI from the coding sequence ATGGACAATCTTACCATTGACAAATACTTAGTTCCTTACGACTTTACTCCTGTAACTGAAGAGGCATTTCACTATGCACATCAATTAGCTGAAACAGGTGGTGGACAGGTTATGTTATTACATATTGTTAAAAAGAAGGAAGAATCAAAAGCGGCTGAGCTTAAGCTTTCTGATTTTGTAAAGAACTTACCTGAGAATTTGAAAAAAACTACTGAGTATAAAGTAATGGTGGGTAACATTTTTGAGGATATCAACAAATTTGCTCAGTCTACCAGCGCTTCTGTTATTGTAATGGGAACACATGGTAGTTCAGGATTGAAAAAGTTTTTTGGAAGTGATGCCATGAAAGTGGTAGCCAATTCTTCTGTTCCTTTTATTCTTACACAAGAACATCAAAAGAAAACAGAGATCAATGACATTGTAATGCCATTTAGCTTCCAAAAAGAAAGTGTACAAATTACTCACTTTGCCGCTTCATTGGCAGAGAAGTATGATGCTACAATTCACTTGGTTGGTTATAGAGGTGCTGACGAATGGCTGTTGAGAGATATGAAAACAAATCAGGCTATCGTTAGAAAACACCTGATCCAAAATAATGTAAAGCACAATATGGTGACTTTACCTGGAAAAGATTCGTATGAAAAAGAATTGATGGATTACGCAAGAGTAGTTGATGCAGACTTAATTGCTGCTGCCTATTTCTCACAAGGTATTCGTGCTATGTTCCATAAATTTTTAGAAGAGATGATTAACAATGATCAAAAAATTCCGATTATAACAATCAATGCTCCTGAGGTAATGGCCGTTAATTCAGGTTTTTCTTTCTTGACGATATAG
- the fmt gene encoding methionyl-tRNA formyltransferase — MQQKIIFMGTPDFAVESLKQIIQGNIEVAAVVTAPDRPAGRGQKLTASAVKNFALENNIPVLQPENLKDPEFIAELDKIDAQLYVVVAFRMLPEIVWAKPSLGTINLHGSLLPQYRGAAPINWAVINGDAKTGATTFFIEKQIDTGNIIDQVEIEIDKADNAGMVHDKLMVKGAELLVKTIHNIFDGKAIGKPQSELISGELKDAPKIFKKDCRIQWANSTAAIYNKIRGLSPYPAAWTEIIKDGKVKSLKLYDVIPHFDGLNHNRQIKIENHQLYFGTSDGWIEVLQMQLEGKKRMSVSDFLLGFDMKDVDLI, encoded by the coding sequence ATGCAACAAAAGATTATTTTCATGGGAACTCCTGACTTTGCAGTTGAATCCCTTAAACAAATAATTCAGGGAAATATTGAAGTAGCCGCAGTAGTTACTGCACCAGACCGCCCTGCAGGAAGAGGACAAAAACTTACTGCTTCTGCGGTTAAGAACTTTGCCCTTGAAAATAACATACCTGTTCTTCAACCAGAAAATTTGAAAGATCCTGAATTCATTGCGGAATTGGATAAAATTGATGCACAGCTTTATGTTGTTGTTGCTTTTAGAATGTTGCCCGAAATAGTTTGGGCAAAACCTTCACTTGGTACAATTAATTTACATGGTTCACTTTTGCCTCAATATAGAGGAGCGGCTCCAATTAACTGGGCCGTTATAAATGGAGATGCAAAAACCGGAGCAACTACCTTTTTTATAGAGAAACAAATTGATACCGGAAATATAATTGATCAGGTAGAGATTGAAATTGATAAAGCTGATAATGCAGGAATGGTACACGACAAGCTAATGGTGAAAGGTGCCGAACTGTTGGTAAAAACAATTCACAATATTTTTGATGGAAAAGCTATTGGCAAGCCACAGTCTGAATTAATTAGTGGTGAACTAAAAGATGCGCCAAAAATTTTCAAAAAAGATTGTCGAATTCAATGGGCAAATAGTACTGCTGCTATATATAATAAAATAAGAGGGCTTTCACCCTACCCTGCCGCATGGACAGAAATTATTAAAGATGGCAAAGTAAAGTCTCTAAAATTATATGATGTTATTCCACATTTTGATGGTCTTAATCACAACAGGCAAATCAAAATTGAAAATCATCAATTGTACTTTGGAACTTCAGATGGTTGGATTGAAGTTTTACAAATGCAGCTTGAAGGAAAAAAACGAATGTCTGTTTCAGATTTTCTTTTGGGTTTTGATATGAAAGATGTTGATTTAATATAA
- a CDS encoding cupin domain-containing protein, translating into MKKGMLFVSLIFGLVIFAQDIYNTKDIKPDSSYDNIHVKKIADDSLQTSFVIWVKESVRPHKHAHHTENIYVLEGKGEMTVGDEKFVIKKGDYFSIPKNTPHALKVLSSKPIKVLSIQSPKFAGKDRIFLDEQ; encoded by the coding sequence ATGAAAAAAGGAATGTTGTTTGTTTCGTTGATTTTTGGTCTGGTTATTTTCGCTCAAGACATATATAATACAAAAGACATTAAACCCGATTCATCTTATGACAACATCCATGTAAAAAAAATTGCTGATGATTCATTACAGACATCATTTGTCATTTGGGTAAAAGAATCGGTTCGTCCACACAAGCACGCTCACCACACCGAAAACATTTACGTATTAGAAGGAAAAGGGGAAATGACTGTTGGTGACGAAAAATTCGTCATTAAAAAAGGTGATTATTTCAGCATTCCAAAAAATACTCCACACGCACTAAAAGTACTTTCATCTAAACCTATTAAAGTTTTGTCTATACAATCACCAAAATTTGCTGGCAAAGACAGAATCTTTCTGGATGAACAATAA
- a CDS encoding HU family DNA-binding protein has protein sequence MNKSELVDAIASKSGLSKADSKRALEGFIAATETALKKGDKISLVGFGSFSISKRAARTGRNPQTGKEIKISAKNVVKFKAGADLSKKVN, from the coding sequence ATGAACAAATCAGAATTAGTAGATGCAATTGCATCAAAATCAGGATTGTCGAAAGCAGATTCAAAAAGAGCTTTAGAAGGATTTATCGCTGCAACTGAGACTGCATTGAAAAAAGGAGACAAAATCTCTTTAGTAGGATTTGGATCTTTCTCAATCTCTAAAAGAGCTGCTAGAACAGGAAGAAACCCTCAAACAGGAAAAGAAATTAAAATTTCTGCTAAAAACGTTGTTAAGTTTAAAGCAGGAGCTGACCTTTCTAAAAAGGTAAACTAA
- a CDS encoding TrmH family RNA methyltransferase: MLNKFYEHISENKQNLFENIVLDRTRYVTIALENIFQPHNAAAVLRSCDCFGIQDVHIIENENKYQPNKDIDMGSSKWLNINKYNQLENNTVATINHLKSRGYKIVATTPHENDCLIDELPLDQPVALLFGTELTGLSDIAIEHSDAAVKLPMYGFTESYNISVSVALALYALTDRIRKEKVNWQLSQDEQTAIKLQWAKKVVKHGDKVERIINESYANDFPTE, from the coding sequence ATGCTCAATAAATTTTATGAGCATATATCTGAAAACAAGCAAAATCTATTTGAGAACATTGTTCTTGATAGAACCAGATATGTTACCATTGCATTAGAAAATATATTCCAACCACATAATGCAGCTGCAGTTTTAAGATCTTGCGATTGCTTTGGAATTCAAGATGTTCATATCATAGAAAACGAAAATAAATATCAGCCCAACAAGGACATTGATATGGGTTCTTCAAAATGGCTCAACATCAACAAATACAATCAATTAGAAAACAATACCGTTGCAACAATTAATCATTTAAAAAGTCGGGGATATAAAATTGTGGCAACAACTCCACATGAAAATGACTGTTTAATAGATGAATTACCGCTTGATCAACCGGTAGCACTATTGTTTGGAACAGAATTAACCGGATTATCCGACATAGCAATTGAGCATTCAGATGCAGCTGTAAAGTTACCTATGTATGGTTTCACTGAAAGTTATAACATTTCTGTTTCTGTAGCATTGGCGCTTTATGCACTCACAGATCGAATCAGAAAAGAAAAGGTGAATTGGCAATTATCACAAGATGAGCAAACCGCTATTAAATTACAGTGGGCAAAAAAAGTGGTTAAACACGGTGATAAGGTGGAAAGAATTATCAATGAATCTTACGCTAACGATTTCCCAACTGAGTAA
- the hutF gene encoding formimidoylglutamate deiminase gives METYQFKGLLTNEGWLDDAFITVNDKGIITAISQQFTGKANKLNVYAIPGFQNAHSHAFQYAMAGLAEIHSTDRTPDDFWSWREAMYQLALSISPDHLQAIAQQLYSEMLRHGYTNVAEFHYVHHDKDGKPYANISEMGERLVAAASTVGIGITLVPIFYQKGGFGKNPTEGQKRFISATIEDYYTLLEASEKSCSYYSHANVGIGIHSMRGVEPTDIVKVAEQGRQDVPFHIHIAEQLKEIEDCLDYLGKRPVEWLLDTVNLNDRFHLVHATHLTKQETQLLADSRANVVLCPSTEGNLGDGIFPLRDFISMNGAWSIGTDSHIGLNPFEELRILDYGQRLTSHKRNTYYTQEEGDAGKFAINQSLIAGRKAMGNNESIYFKIGEPLDAVLMDASSALIQTSKEANLASTFVYSTDVSMQYGTISKGKLVVKEGKHFLANSTSAKFVKAITQLGNR, from the coding sequence ATGGAAACTTATCAATTTAAAGGATTACTCACAAATGAAGGATGGCTGGATGACGCTTTTATTACTGTAAATGATAAAGGCATAATAACGGCGATAAGTCAGCAATTTACGGGTAAGGCTAATAAGTTAAATGTTTATGCTATTCCTGGTTTTCAAAATGCACATTCACATGCTTTTCAGTATGCCATGGCAGGATTAGCTGAAATTCATTCGACCGATAGAACACCTGATGATTTTTGGTCATGGAGAGAAGCAATGTATCAATTAGCCTTAAGTATTTCGCCAGATCATTTACAAGCTATTGCACAGCAATTGTATTCAGAAATGTTAAGACATGGGTATACAAATGTTGCCGAATTTCATTACGTACACCACGATAAGGATGGAAAACCTTATGCCAATATTTCAGAAATGGGTGAACGTCTGGTAGCGGCTGCATCTACTGTGGGAATAGGGATTACGTTGGTTCCGATTTTTTATCAAAAAGGAGGGTTTGGGAAGAATCCAACAGAAGGGCAAAAAAGGTTTATATCCGCAACAATTGAAGATTATTACACTTTATTAGAAGCATCCGAAAAATCTTGTTCGTACTATTCGCACGCCAATGTTGGTATTGGAATTCATTCAATGAGAGGAGTAGAGCCCACTGATATTGTTAAGGTTGCAGAGCAGGGTAGGCAGGATGTACCTTTTCATATTCATATTGCAGAACAATTAAAAGAGATTGAAGATTGCCTAGATTATTTGGGAAAAAGACCAGTTGAATGGTTGCTAGATACAGTAAACTTGAATGATAGATTTCATTTAGTTCATGCTACACATCTAACAAAACAGGAAACTCAATTATTAGCCGATAGTAGAGCAAATGTTGTTTTGTGCCCATCAACAGAAGGGAATTTAGGAGATGGCATTTTTCCTTTAAGAGATTTTATTTCCATGAATGGAGCATGGAGCATTGGTACAGATTCTCATATTGGATTAAACCCTTTTGAAGAGTTGAGGATTTTGGATTATGGACAACGATTAACATCTCATAAAAGAAACACGTATTACACTCAAGAGGAGGGAGATGCAGGAAAGTTTGCAATCAATCAAAGTTTAATAGCTGGTAGAAAAGCAATGGGAAATAATGAGTCTATTTATTTTAAAATAGGAGAACCATTGGATGCTGTGTTGATGGATGCTTCAAGTGCACTGATACAAACTTCAAAAGAAGCCAATTTGGCAAGTACATTTGTTTATAGCACTGATGTAAGTATGCAATATGGTACTATTTCAAAAGGTAAGTTGGTAGTAAAGGAAGGAAAGCACTTCCTTGCCAATTCAACAAGTGCAAAATTTGTAAAAGCAATTACTCAGTTGGGAAATCGTTAG
- a CDS encoding Nif3-like dinuclear metal center hexameric protein: protein MKVKEVANYLESLAPLSSQESYDNSGLIAGNPDVEITGVLVSLDCTEEIVQEAIDKKCNLIISHHPIVFKGLKRLTGKNYVERTVIKAIQNNICLYAIHTNLDNYQNGVNKKIGDLIGINKTEILSPANDVLQKLIVFTPKDAAESVKNAIFSAGGGNIGNYSECSFNSDGLGTYKGNENSNPAYGEKGSRHQEEEIKIEVLISNHISSQVVRSMLAAHPYEEVAYDLVPLNNQNKFEGSGMVGELEHPMDEKEFLALLKNTFKTGCIRHTALFNKPIKKVAWCGGSGSFLLKNAIRSEADIFITGDFKYHEFFDAEDKIIIADIGHYESEQFTIDLIADMIRKKFSTFALYLTEENTNPVNYY from the coding sequence ATGAAAGTAAAAGAAGTTGCCAATTATTTAGAATCCTTAGCTCCTTTGAGTAGCCAGGAAAGTTATGATAATTCAGGTTTGATAGCTGGAAACCCAGATGTTGAAATTACCGGAGTTTTGGTTTCATTGGATTGTACTGAAGAAATTGTTCAGGAAGCTATAGATAAAAAGTGCAACTTAATTATTTCACATCATCCAATTGTATTTAAAGGATTAAAGCGTTTGACCGGTAAAAATTATGTTGAAAGAACAGTAATTAAAGCCATTCAAAACAACATTTGTTTATATGCAATTCACACTAACCTGGACAATTACCAGAATGGTGTCAACAAAAAAATTGGAGATTTAATCGGAATTAATAAAACTGAAATATTATCTCCTGCTAATGATGTTTTACAAAAGCTAATTGTTTTTACACCTAAGGATGCTGCAGAATCTGTTAAAAACGCAATATTCAGTGCAGGAGGGGGCAATATTGGAAATTATTCTGAATGCAGTTTCAACAGTGATGGATTAGGTACCTACAAAGGCAACGAGAATTCAAACCCTGCCTATGGCGAAAAAGGCAGTAGACATCAAGAAGAGGAGATTAAAATTGAAGTTTTAATTAGTAATCATATCTCATCACAAGTGGTAAGATCAATGTTAGCTGCCCATCCTTATGAAGAGGTAGCTTATGACTTGGTTCCTTTAAATAATCAAAATAAATTTGAAGGGTCAGGTATGGTAGGAGAATTGGAACATCCTATGGATGAAAAAGAATTTCTTGCACTCCTTAAAAACACCTTCAAAACGGGATGTATCAGACACACAGCACTATTCAATAAACCTATAAAAAAGGTAGCCTGGTGTGGTGGTTCAGGTAGTTTTTTATTAAAAAATGCCATTAGATCAGAGGCCGATATTTTCATTACCGGAGATTTTAAATACCATGAATTTTTTGATGCAGAAGACAAAATAATTATTGCTGATATTGGTCATTATGAAAGTGAGCAATTCACAATTGATCTAATTGCTGATATGATCAGAAAAAAATTTAGTACATTTGCACTCTATTTGACGGAAGAAAACACAAATCCGGTAAATTATTATTGA
- a CDS encoding zinc ribbon domain-containing protein produces the protein MAKKKTAENTIEQKLNSLYALQQIDSQIDKIRTLRGELPLEVEDLEAEIEGLETRLAKLNEENDALDKLMSDRKNMIKDAKAAIKKYNEQQKNVRNNREFDSISKEIEFQELEIELSEKKINEAKANIEHKAEVIKVADEKLKERKKDLEIKKKELDDISSETEKDEKKLIKDSEKAKEGIEERLVTAYERLRNNSKNGLAVVSIERDSCGGCFNKIPPQRQIDIQARKKIIVCEHCGRILVEPPADAQDN, from the coding sequence ATGGCGAAGAAAAAAACTGCTGAAAACACCATAGAGCAAAAGCTTAACAGTCTTTACGCTTTACAACAAATCGACTCTCAAATTGATAAAATCAGAACTTTAAGAGGTGAATTGCCTTTAGAAGTAGAAGATTTGGAGGCTGAGATTGAAGGATTGGAGACGAGATTAGCCAAGTTAAATGAAGAAAATGACGCTTTAGACAAGTTAATGTCTGATCGTAAAAATATGATCAAAGACGCTAAAGCTGCTATCAAGAAATATAACGAACAGCAAAAAAACGTTAGAAATAACAGAGAATTTGATTCTATTTCTAAAGAGATTGAATTTCAAGAATTAGAAATTGAACTTTCTGAGAAAAAAATCAACGAAGCTAAAGCTAACATTGAGCACAAAGCTGAAGTTATCAAAGTTGCTGACGAGAAGTTAAAAGAACGCAAGAAGGATTTAGAGATCAAGAAAAAAGAACTTGACGATATCTCATCTGAAACTGAGAAGGACGAGAAAAAATTGATCAAAGATTCTGAAAAAGCGAAAGAAGGAATTGAAGAGAGATTGGTTACAGCTTACGAAAGATTGAGAAATAACTCAAAAAATGGATTAGCTGTTGTTTCAATTGAAAGAGATTCATGTGGTGGATGTTTTAACAAAATCCCGCCTCAAAGACAAATTGATATTCAAGCAAGAAAGAAAATCATAGTTTGCGAGCATTGCGGTAGAATTTTGGTTGAACCACCTGCAGACGCACAAGACAATTAA